In Apium graveolens cultivar Ventura chromosome 10, ASM990537v1, whole genome shotgun sequence, the following are encoded in one genomic region:
- the LOC141691557 gene encoding uncharacterized protein LOC141691557, with translation MISKAAVDWSAKQVAEWKRANNKPESAERVSDSRPTNESRWQHPVPGNLKLNVDASVIAGQNSYTLGMVIRNHQGEYISGKVMRCAGRVSVLEPELEGIAEALSWAQNVTEGEVVIESDSLASVNAVQKGHENLLELGDLVQYCQDMLRANERFMISFVRRQANRVAHEVARI, from the coding sequence ATGATTTCAAAAGCAGCAGTGGATTGGAGTGCTAAACAGGTTGCAGAGTGGAAGAGAGCAAACAACAAACCTGAAAGTGCAGAAAGGGTGAGTGATAGCAGGCCAACAAATGAGTCAAGGTGGCAACATCCAGTTCCAGGTAATTTGAAATTAAATGTTGATGCTTCAGTAATAGCAGGGCAGAATTCGTATACTCTGGGAATGGTTATCAGAAATCATCAAGGGGAGTACATTAGTGGGAAGGTAATGAGATGTGCAGGTAGGGTGTCAGTTCTTGAACCAGAGCTAGAAGGCATTGCAGAAGCTTTATCGTGGGCTCAGAATGTGACAGAGGGTGAAGTGGTGATCGAGAGTGACTCTCTAGCCAGTGTCAATGCAGTGCAAAAGGGCCATGAGAATCTACTTGAACTTGGTGACCTAGTGCAATATTGTCAAGACATGTTGAGAGCTAATGAGCGTTTTATGATTAGTTTTGTTAGAAGACAAGCAAATA